In Candidatus Saccharimonadales bacterium, the following are encoded in one genomic region:
- a CDS encoding AAA family ATPase, with translation MENIEPTFNYDSPRAKKARIGARIGQTWYRLMVVIVTVLILSGIGLIIIGQSVGWILVGLAALPYMVSRWYKYELKHIPSSKVVTSINDIISGDILGQLPMVPTPKDIAKAVGRTSSGQFFGARFGITSQFLQDISSDNAEVSNIIWQEALKVYNETKLDHITGSVLVVALMRAYTDNQLLLAHLNLDDADLIRGVLWQQHIRDLIDRHSKPKRTGGIARDWSFGYIPLLNRFGINISEQISRGGLLSVDLEAHQSARDQLIDIFGTDGRQNAVLVGQAGVGKTTIVHGFAEKLLDASSQLSEKLKFRQVFILDSSALIAAAPGRGELENLIMQVLGEAYSAKNIIICLDNAQLFFEEGIGSVDLSNVLLPILEVGNLRIILTMDEQKYLQIGQRNPQLINALNRISITEANKDETIAVMRDQLILTEFKRKVTYTYQSLEESYRLSERYVHDLAMPGRAVKLMESAAGYSETGLVTINSVQQAIEQTSGIKVGVETGVDAREKLLNLETLIHERMINQTRAVGVVSDAIRRARAGVRNTNRPIGTFLFLGPTGVGKTELAKALADVYFGGEDRMIRLDLNEYVRPEDVSRLIADGADDPSSLTARAMKQPFSIVLLDEIEKAHPQVLTTLLQLLDEGILRDIKNREVSFRDTIVIATSNAGADRIREYIDRGYQLEQFEKQFVDELISTNQFRPEFLNRFDEIVTFRPLDKPELVQVINLILAGINKNLALQKVSVNVEEEAKLLLVERGYDPRLGARPMRRIVQKAVENTIAKQMLSGAVAPGSIITITREQVEQILGSQDQANQIAMSSTIINQ, from the coding sequence ATGGAAAATATAGAACCTACATTCAATTATGATAGCCCAAGGGCTAAAAAAGCACGCATTGGTGCACGTATTGGGCAAACCTGGTATCGTTTAATGGTTGTTATTGTTACAGTCCTAATTCTAAGTGGTATTGGACTGATTATTATTGGCCAGTCGGTAGGTTGGATTCTGGTTGGATTGGCTGCATTACCGTACATGGTTTCACGGTGGTATAAGTATGAATTAAAACATATACCTTCAAGTAAAGTAGTTACAAGTATCAATGACATAATCTCTGGAGATATACTTGGGCAGTTACCGATGGTTCCGACTCCAAAAGATATTGCAAAAGCGGTAGGACGAACATCAAGTGGGCAGTTTTTTGGTGCCCGATTTGGTATTACTTCTCAGTTTTTGCAAGATATCTCATCTGACAATGCAGAAGTTAGTAATATTATTTGGCAAGAAGCGCTCAAAGTCTATAACGAAACAAAGTTGGATCATATAACAGGTAGTGTCTTAGTGGTCGCACTTATGAGAGCATATACCGATAATCAACTTCTTCTCGCACATCTCAATCTTGATGATGCTGATTTAATACGTGGTGTCTTATGGCAGCAACATATTCGTGATCTTATTGACCGCCACAGTAAACCGAAGAGAACTGGTGGAATTGCTCGTGACTGGTCATTTGGCTATATTCCTCTTCTCAATAGATTTGGTATAAATATTAGTGAGCAGATTAGTCGAGGCGGGCTGCTATCGGTTGATCTAGAAGCACATCAATCCGCGAGGGATCAGCTGATAGATATTTTTGGTACAGACGGTCGACAGAACGCGGTGCTTGTTGGACAAGCAGGTGTTGGTAAGACGACAATTGTCCATGGTTTCGCGGAGAAGCTACTTGATGCTAGTTCTCAGCTTTCCGAAAAGCTTAAGTTTCGACAAGTGTTTATTCTTGATTCATCTGCTCTGATTGCAGCTGCGCCTGGTAGAGGAGAATTAGAGAATCTAATTATGCAGGTGCTTGGTGAAGCATATAGCGCAAAAAATATTATTATTTGTCTTGATAATGCTCAACTATTTTTTGAAGAGGGAATTGGGTCTGTTGATTTATCGAATGTTCTTTTACCTATACTCGAAGTAGGTAACTTACGTATTATTCTGACGATGGATGAACAGAAGTATCTTCAAATTGGCCAGCGTAATCCTCAGCTAATAAACGCCCTGAACCGTATTTCAATTACCGAAGCCAACAAAGACGAGACTATTGCAGTCATGCGTGATCAATTAATATTGACGGAATTTAAACGTAAAGTAACCTATACATATCAGTCACTTGAAGAATCGTACCGCCTTAGCGAACGTTATGTTCATGATCTTGCTATGCCTGGGAGAGCGGTAAAGCTTATGGAATCTGCAGCTGGGTATAGTGAAACTGGACTGGTAACAATCAACTCCGTTCAGCAGGCTATCGAACAGACATCGGGTATTAAGGTTGGCGTTGAGACAGGAGTTGATGCCAGAGAAAAGCTTTTGAATTTGGAGACGCTGATACATGAACGTATGATTAACCAAACGCGAGCAGTTGGTGTTGTCAGTGATGCAATACGTCGAGCTCGTGCAGGCGTTCGTAACACAAATCGTCCGATAGGCACCTTTCTTTTCCTTGGCCCGACTGGAGTCGGTAAGACTGAACTTGCAAAGGCACTAGCAGATGTGTACTTTGGCGGAGAGGACCGAATGATTCGGCTTGATCTTAACGAGTACGTACGTCCTGAGGATGTCTCACGACTTATTGCAGATGGTGCTGATGATCCGTCAAGTTTGACAGCGCGTGCAATGAAGCAGCCATTTAGTATTGTCCTTCTTGATGAGATTGAAAAAGCACATCCGCAGGTTCTTACGACACTACTGCAATTGCTCGATGAGGGTATTCTTCGTGATATTAAAAACCGTGAAGTCAGTTTCCGTGACACAATCGTTATTGCAACGTCCAACGCAGGTGCTGATCGTATTCGTGAGTACATTGATCGGGGTTATCAGTTAGAGCAATTTGAAAAACAATTCGTTGATGAACTTATAAGTACAAATCAATTCCGTCCAGAATTTTTGAATCGCTTTGATGAAATTGTTACATTCCGCCCACTTGATAAGCCTGAACTAGTGCAGGTCATAAACCTTATCCTTGCTGGTATTAATAAAAATCTCGCTCTACAGAAAGTCAGTGTTAATGTTGAAGAAGAGGCAAAACTTCTGCTAGTTGAGCGTGGATATGACCCGCGTCTTGGTGCCCGCCCAATGCGTCGAATTGTACAAAAGGCAGTAGAGAATACGATAGCTAAGCAGATGCTCTCAGGTGCTGTGGCCCCAGGCAGTATCATCACTATTACCCGTGAACAAGTCGAACAGATACTGGGAAGTCAAGACCAGGCAAATCAGATTGCTATGTCTAGTACGATAATAAATCAGTAA
- a CDS encoding NUDIX domain-containing protein, whose protein sequence is MQLQIGVKVLIKNSKGLYLLVQRTDTLSNNQEHAWDIPGGRINPEEDLRSALTREVNEEIGIKLTDAPKLIDAQDIFVTTKDLHVVRLTYTIDMDVSDIILSQEHQAHTWTSLEDAFQLNVDPYLKKILSKLL, encoded by the coding sequence ATGCAATTACAGATTGGTGTCAAAGTCCTTATAAAAAATAGTAAAGGTCTTTACTTACTCGTACAGCGTACCGATACGCTTTCGAATAATCAAGAACATGCATGGGACATACCGGGTGGACGAATAAATCCAGAAGAGGACCTCCGTAGTGCGCTTACACGTGAAGTTAACGAAGAGATTGGTATTAAACTTACCGATGCGCCAAAGCTTATTGATGCGCAGGATATATTTGTAACAACCAAAGATCTTCATGTCGTACGGCTCACATACACTATAGACATGGACGTAAGTGACATAATACTCAGCCAGGAGCACCAAGCACATACATGGACAAGTCTTGAAGACGCATTCCAGCTAAATGTTGATCCGTATCTTAAAAAGATACTGTCGAAGCTACTCTAG
- a CDS encoding glycosyl hydrolase family 8 encodes MTKKFIIQFIAVVLIVSSAGVAVYATFRSSDNADKNLVFSDRTLLSGLWDNYKKVYWEKDTGRTLDKQQNNITTSEGQSYTMLRAVWQSDRDTFDKSWTWTKGHMNRPNDALFAWKWGQKSDGTYGTLTDQGGQNTASDADSDIALSLIMAASRWQNQSYLNEAKAIVSDMWKNEVITVKGTPYLASNNLEKDSSKDAIVNPSYFAPYAYRLFAKIDKDHDWSGLVTSSYDVINKSIDLKLDKGSSAKIVPDWIALNKDTGELAAVQDTSTLTTNYGYDAMRTPFRLALDYQWNQEPRAKDTLSKLSFFKDQWEKNGKIYSTYAHDGSVIKSDEVAETYATVLGYFSVVEPTIASEIYDKKLKPLYDQNTNSWTNPMTYYGDNWAWFGIALHDNKLDNLSADLK; translated from the coding sequence ATGACAAAAAAATTTATCATCCAGTTTATTGCAGTTGTGCTTATAGTCTCAAGTGCGGGTGTAGCTGTGTATGCAACTTTCAGAAGTAGTGATAACGCTGATAAGAATCTTGTTTTTTCTGACAGGACACTCTTGTCTGGTCTATGGGACAACTATAAGAAAGTATATTGGGAGAAAGATACTGGGAGAACGCTTGATAAGCAACAAAATAATATAACTACTTCTGAAGGCCAGAGCTACACTATGCTGCGTGCCGTATGGCAAAGTGATCGTGATACGTTCGATAAGTCATGGACTTGGACAAAAGGTCACATGAATCGTCCTAATGACGCGCTGTTCGCATGGAAATGGGGTCAAAAGAGTGATGGGACGTATGGAACGTTAACTGATCAGGGAGGCCAAAATACTGCATCTGATGCAGATAGTGACATTGCTCTATCTCTTATTATGGCTGCAAGTCGTTGGCAAAATCAGAGTTATCTGAATGAAGCAAAAGCGATCGTAAGTGATATGTGGAAAAACGAAGTCATTACAGTAAAAGGTACTCCATATCTTGCATCTAATAACCTTGAGAAAGATTCAAGTAAGGATGCTATCGTTAACCCGTCATATTTTGCACCATACGCGTATCGATTGTTTGCAAAGATCGACAAAGACCATGACTGGAGCGGATTAGTCACATCATCATATGACGTTATAAATAAATCTATTGATTTAAAACTTGATAAGGGATCATCAGCAAAGATTGTCCCAGACTGGATTGCTCTCAATAAAGATACTGGTGAATTAGCAGCGGTTCAAGATACATCAACACTCACGACAAACTATGGGTACGATGCTATGAGGACGCCGTTTCGATTAGCACTTGACTATCAGTGGAATCAGGAACCCCGTGCTAAGGATACACTTTCAAAACTTAGCTTCTTTAAAGATCAGTGGGAGAAGAATGGGAAAATATATTCGACATATGCTCATGATGGGAGTGTCATAAAATCAGATGAGGTTGCAGAAACCTATGCGACAGTTCTAGGTTATTTCTCAGTCGTTGAACCAACGATCGCAAGCGAGATATATGATAAAAAACTAAAACCACTCTATGATCAAAATACAAACTCGTGGACAAATCCTATGACGTACTATGGAGACAACTGGGCATGGTTTGGAATTGCGCTTCATGACAATAAACTAGATAATTTATCGGCAGATTTAAAGTAG
- a CDS encoding SDR family NAD(P)-dependent oxidoreductase: protein MSKQYIDPVNQKTVLITGASSGLGYAFVKYFALHGYSVVMVANDKPKLEAAAESIRKLCSSTILSISLDLSQPNSARVLYDLIRKKDVCIDILINNAGFGSAGAFSEIDYTKEEDEMTLNMITLTLLTKLFLVDMLKRDSGMILNIASLAATTPGPFMAVYYATKAYVLHFSEALSEEVKNTGVTVSVFCPGPTKTNFAATAGVTKSKLFSRDLPNADMAVKTAIKGLIKSKRTIFDNSRNHAMAIMLRFISKKSALKITSRVNRS, encoded by the coding sequence ATGTCTAAGCAATATATAGATCCTGTTAATCAAAAGACGGTTCTTATAACTGGAGCATCGAGTGGCCTTGGCTATGCTTTCGTAAAATACTTTGCACTTCACGGCTACTCAGTAGTCATGGTAGCTAATGATAAGCCAAAACTTGAAGCAGCAGCTGAAAGCATTAGAAAACTTTGCTCAAGTACTATTCTATCGATAAGTTTAGATCTAAGCCAGCCAAATTCTGCACGAGTCCTATATGATTTAATACGCAAAAAAGATGTTTGTATCGATATACTTATAAATAATGCCGGCTTTGGTAGTGCTGGAGCATTTTCTGAAATTGATTATACGAAAGAGGAAGATGAAATGACTCTCAATATGATCACACTCACACTTTTAACAAAACTATTCCTAGTGGATATGTTAAAACGTGATAGTGGTATGATTTTAAATATTGCTTCACTTGCCGCAACTACTCCAGGCCCTTTTATGGCAGTGTACTATGCAACTAAGGCGTACGTTCTACACTTTAGTGAAGCTTTGAGTGAAGAGGTTAAAAATACTGGTGTCACAGTATCTGTCTTTTGCCCAGGACCAACAAAGACAAACTTTGCCGCTACAGCTGGAGTAACAAAATCTAAACTATTTTCTAGAGATCTACCTAACGCAGATATGGCCGTAAAAACTGCCATCAAAGGCTTAATTAAAAGTAAGCGGACAATATTCGATAATTCCAGGAACCATGCAATGGCAATCATGCTCCGTTTTATCTCAAAAAAGAGCGCATTAAAAATTACATCTCGCGTTAATCGAAGCTAG
- a CDS encoding ATP-grasp domain-containing protein — MQSGEYIVDRRLVRIVRYICEVNQISLKTFSDDWILELNKGDITRRICGYKFALNDSAAATIAQDKVASYEVLHAGGVPAAEHRLIRTKATKDNWPAIMWPEGIVLKPLMGTSGHGVRAFNDIAEAKRSLEGSPIEAWAISPRLNIAREIRLIMLDGKVLVAYSKHPVEKHGLKMFNLGKGATPELVKPTSAQVLFAVQSTEVLDLRLASVDVIELESGETMVLEVNDGIMMEYFSNTSEEYEHIAYEVYSSIINVMMTARL, encoded by the coding sequence ATGCAAAGCGGAGAATACATTGTTGATCGTCGTTTGGTAAGAATAGTTCGTTATATTTGCGAGGTAAACCAGATATCACTTAAGACTTTTTCTGATGACTGGATTCTTGAACTTAATAAAGGTGACATTACCCGTCGTATTTGTGGGTATAAGTTTGCGCTTAATGATTCCGCTGCCGCTACTATTGCTCAAGATAAAGTTGCATCATATGAAGTGCTACATGCAGGTGGTGTCCCAGCTGCCGAACATCGACTGATAAGAACAAAGGCTACGAAGGATAACTGGCCAGCTATTATGTGGCCCGAGGGTATAGTCTTAAAGCCTCTTATGGGTACAAGTGGACATGGTGTAAGGGCGTTTAATGACATAGCAGAAGCGAAAAGGTCTTTAGAAGGTAGCCCAATTGAGGCATGGGCTATTTCGCCACGTCTTAATATTGCAAGAGAGATACGTCTCATCATGCTAGATGGTAAGGTTCTCGTTGCGTATTCAAAGCACCCAGTCGAAAAGCACGGACTAAAAATGTTTAATCTAGGAAAAGGTGCAACCCCTGAACTTGTTAAACCAACTTCCGCTCAAGTACTTTTTGCAGTACAATCAACGGAGGTTTTGGATTTGAGGTTAGCGTCTGTTGATGTTATTGAACTTGAGTCAGGTGAAACGATGGTACTCGAAGTCAACGACGGAATTATGATGGAATACTTCTCGAATACTTCGGAAGAATACGAACACATTGCCTATGAAGTATATAGTTCGATTATTAACGTTATGATGACTGCAAGGCTCTAG